CTGCCATCGGTCATCTTAAAATTTTTGATGACACCCACTTTACCCAATTTACCCGCTACATCCGAGTTAACGCGGTCTCTTAAGCGACAGACCTTGACTTTTTGCCCGATTTCCATTACTTCCACAGTTTTAATAAGACGATAATTCAATAAACCAATCCTAAGTTTAATATAAATTCGTGTCAGATAAACCCCCCAATGCTCTTCAGTTATCGGTCTTTCTCAGATCATCTGCACTTAGCGATCATATATACTAAGTAGTTGGACAAAATCAACTTCTTGGTTAGGATAGGCAAGAGGCAAAAGGCAATAGGTAAGCCCCCCCGATGTCGGGGGGGTTGGGGGGGTAAGAGGTAGTTAGATATGTGTAATCAATTGTGTCTAGCTACTCAAAAAAGGGGTTTTATTTGGTTTCTGGGGCAGGATTTTGGAGATTTTCTATTTGTTCTCTTTGCTTGCGTTTAAACTCCTCGGCCGCTTCGTTGATATTATTGAGGGTGTCTTCCTGAAATTCCGCTCCGTCCCGGCTACGGCGAAAATTACTATTATGAATCAAGTCTAGAGGATTAAAACCACCGAGACCATCCCTGCCATCGGAACTACGTTCATTTTTTTGATAATCCGGCTGACTGGGGTTCAAGCTTTGAGCTAACACTTGCGGATTAAAATCAGCCCCGACTAATAAAATAGTAGCTAGGAATAAAGACGATTTGAGCAACATTTTTTGAGTATTCATAATCTGACTAACTCCTCAGAAAATTAAGTGGGTAGGTGTTAAAAGTTGTCAGCCCCCCCCTTATCAAGGGGGGACTAAGGGGGGATCGGCAT
This Microcystis wesenbergii NRERC-220 DNA region includes the following protein-coding sequences:
- the petP gene encoding cytochrome b6f subunit PetP encodes the protein MEIGQKVKVCRLRDRVNSDVAGKLGKVGVIKNFKMTDGSGVGAVVQFDDKTATWFFEDELKLI